ACAAGCGCATCTAAGGTGTTATTGGCAATTAATGGAATATCCAGCGCATAACATAGACCTTTAGCAGTAGAAACTCCAATCCTGAGACCTGTATATGATCCCGGACCCATACTTACTGCAACTGCAGCCAAATGATTGAATTGCAATCCTGCCTTCTCTAGCAACTCCTGGATGAATTACGGTCAATTTTGTTGCATGAAGATTGGGCTCTTCACCTACAACTGATAGAACATGTTCACCATGATTGGATAAAGAAACAGAACACAGGTTGGTAGCTGTTTCAATGGCAAGGATATAAGAATTTGACATCATTTTATTTCTAAGGTACTGGATCATGCCCATGCCCGCCCCATGGATTGCAGCGAACAATACGTTTTATGGTTAACCAACCTCCTTTAAAAGGTCCATATTTTAGGATCGCCTCCTTCCCATATTGTGAACAAGTTGGGGAATAGCGGCAACTAGCGCCCAATAAAGGTGACAGGAATATTTGATAACCCCGAATAATCACAATAAAAAGCCATTTCAATGGCTGCTTAATTCCCTTCTCCCAGATT
The Sphingobacterium daejeonense genome window above contains:
- the yidD gene encoding membrane protein insertion efficiency factor YidD, producing MRYLNLIWEKGIKQPLKWLFIVIIRGYQIFLSPLLGASCRYSPTCSQYGKEAILKYGPFKGGWLTIKRIVRCNPWGGHGHDPVP